Part of the Novosphingobium sp. ZN18A2 genome, AAGCTGGCCCAGCGTTCGTCGCCCGCATCTTCCATGCCGTTGAGCGCAAGCGCGAAAAGGCGGCGGAAGCGGACGGCGTCCAGACGCGGATCGCCGATCCGCTCCATCCGGCAGCGGACGGAGAAATCCTGCATCAGCGAAGACGTGGGCTGGAACGTGGCGTCGGGCTCATCCGCCATGGCGCGCAATATGCCAAGGAACACGGCTTCGCGCTCCGCGTCGTCGAGCGGGGGCGGTGCGGTGCGTTCGTCGCCATCGGGCGGTGCCACCGCATCGGGCAGCGAAAAGCTGGAGATCGTTTCCACCAGCCGCTCGCTCTCGTCGCTCGACGCGCGGCGCGGCGGGGGCGGGGCGGGAACCTGCTCGTCTTCCGCCCAATCGGCAAAGAGCATGGCCTTCATGTCCTCAGGGCTCGCGTCCGGCAGGGGGGCGAGCGCGGGCGCGGCGGTTTTCGCGCCGGTCTTTACCGGGCCGATCCGCACCGACACCGGCCGGCGGCTGATCGCCGGGCCAAGGCCCAGGAAATGGCCGCGCGCAAGATCGCGGATCTGTTCCGCCTGCCGCCGCTCCATGCCCAAAAGGTCGGCCGCGCGCACCATGTCGATGTCCAGGAAGGTGCGGCCCATCAGGAAGTTCGAGGCTTCCGCAGCCACGTTCTTGGCCAGCTTGGCAAGGCGCTGCGTCGCGATCACCCCGGCTAGTCCGCGCTTGCGACCCCGGCACATCAGGTTGGTCATCGCCGCAAGGCTGAGGCGGCGAACTTCGTCGGAAACGTCGCCTGCCGCCGAAGGGGCGAACATCTGCGCTTCGTCCACCACGACCAGCGCGGGGAACCACTGTTCGCGCGGGGCATCGAACAGCGTGCCCAGGAATTGCGCGGCGCAGCGCATCTGTCCTTCGATCTCCAGCCCGTCCAGCGCCAGGACAACCGAGGCGCGGTGCTGGCGGATGCGGGCGGCGAGGCGGGCGATGCCGTTCGCATCGTGTTCGGAACCGTCGATCACGACATGGCCGAAGGGCTCGGCCAGCGTCACGAAGTCGCCTTCCGGGTCGATCACGATCTGCTGGACCAGTCCCGCGCTCTCTTCCATCAGGCGACGCAGCAGGTGCGATTTTCCCGAACCGGAGTTGCCCTGCACCAGCAATCGCGTGGCGAGAAGTTCCTCCACGTCTATCGCAACGGATTTTCCGCCCGTTTCCTCGCCGATGATCACGCTTGCGCCCACCCGGTTCGCTTAGGCAATCGGGTGCGGGGCGGACAAGGGCGGCGGGCTGCCGCGCTGGGGAAAAAGAAACGCGTGCAGAATGAAACCCGCGCCGGCGTGGACTTTTGGCCATAGGCCTGCCAAGGCGCAACGCCTGATTGCTGCAGGAATATTGCCTTGGCCGACAGCCTGTTTCTCGAAGTCGCGAATATCGAATCCGATGTGCTTACCGGGATCTACTCGGAAGAAACCGGGCGTCCGCAGCCATTGCGCATCACGATCCGCGCCGAACTGAAGGCGCTGGACTTCTACGGGCCGGATAATCCGCTGGATGACAGCAAGAATTATATGGACCTCAAGTGGTCGGCCACGGAAGGCCTGCCGCGCGGGGTGCATTTCAAGTTGATTGAGGCCGTGGCCGATCACATCTGCGCCACGCTTTTCGCGCAGGACACGCGCATCCTTTCCGTCGAGGTGAAGATCGTCAAGCTGGCGATCAGCGAACATGGAGAGGAAATCGGCATCACCATGAAGCGGGACCGCAAGGGGTGAGCGCGGAACGTCCGCTTGCGCTGGTAACCGGCGGCTGGCGGCGCATCGGCGCGGCCATTGCCCGCACGCTGGCGGCGGACGGATGGGATCTGGTGCTCCACGCACACCATTCCGACACGTTCGAGGACGGGTTGCAGGCGGCGCTTGAAGCGAGCGGCGCGACCGTTTTCCGCGTGATCGCCGATCTTGGTCACGCGCCCAGCGCAGAGGCGCTTCCGGCCAATGCCCGGCGGCTGGCGGGAAGGGCCGCCTCGCTGCTGGTGAACAATGCCTCGCTTTTTTCGGAAGATACGATCGGCACGGTAACCGCGGATGCGCTTGAAGGGCATTTTCACGTGAACCTTTTCGCCCCGGTCCTGATGGCCCGCGCCTTCGCGGCAGAGCTGGACGGCGGGAAGGGCGCCATCGTCAACGTGCTGGACCAGCGGGTGGCCAACCCGGTGCCGGACCAGACCAGCTATACCCTGTCCAAGCAGGCGCTCCATGCCGCCGTGCGCACGCTGGCGCGATCGCTGGCGCCGCGCATAAGGGTGAACGGTGTAGCCCCCGGCCTGACCTTGCCGACTGACGATTACGGCGATGACCAGTGGGAACGACTGGCACGGCTGATGCCGCTCGATCGGCTGGCCGAACCGGGAGAGATCGCGGAAGCGGTGCGCTATCTCGCGCGGGCGGGCGCGGTTACGGGGCAGACGGTGTTCGTCGATGCGGGCGCGCATCTTGAGTCTTACCCGCGAGACTTCGTATATATGGAAACGTGACCCAGTCCGCCCCGCCTCTTTCCGCCGCACCGCTTGTCGACCGGTTCGACCGGCGCATCACCTATCTTCGCCTGTCGGTGACAGACCGGTGTGACCTTCGCTGCGCCTATTGCATGCCAGAGCGGATGGAGTTCCTGCCGCGCGCGGAAGTCCTGACGCTTGAGGAAATGCACCGGCTGGCGCTCTCTTTCATCGATCGCGGTGTGACGAAGATCCGCCTGACCGGTGGCGAGCCGCTGGTGCGACGCGACATGATGCAGCTGGTAAGGGCGCTTGGTCGCAAACTGGGTGACGGGCTGGAAGAGCTGACGCTTACCACCAATGCCACCCGGCTGGCGGAATTTGCCGACGATCTGCGCGCAGCCGGGGTGGAGCGGGTCAACATCTCGCTCGACACGCGCGACCCGAACCTTTTCCGCCAGCTTTCGCGACGCGCCGTGCTGCCGCAGGTGCTGGACGGGATTGCCGCCGCGCGTGAAGCGGGGCTTAAGGTGAAGATCAACACCGTCGCCCTGAAAGGGCTGAACGAAGCGGAAATCCCTTCGCTGGTCGAATGGGCGCACGGGCAGGGTTTCGACCTGACGCTGATAGAAGTCATGCCGCTGGGCGAAGTGGAGGGCGACAGGTTCGATCATTACCTCCCGCTCGACGCGGTGCGGCGCGATCTGGAAGGGCGCTGGTCGCTTGCCGATATCCCGCTGCGCACCGGCGGTCCTTCGCGCTATGTCCAGGTGGCCGAAACGGGCGGACGCATCGGCTTTATCACGCCGCTCACCGGGAATTTCTGCGCGGGCTGCAACCGCGTGCGGGTGACGGCGACGGGCCAGCTTTTCATGTGCCTTGGCGGCGAAGGCCAGGTGGACCTGCGCGCGGCCTTGCGCTCGGCCGATCCCGACGCGGCGCTGGCGCAGGCGTTCGAGCGCGCGATGGGCGAAAAGCCCGAAAAGCACCACTTCGTTATCGATCGTCCCGGCGCGGCACCGGCGCTGGCGCGCCATATGTCGACCACCGGGGGCTGACGCGCGCGATGGCCGTAACCCTGCAGTTTCTCGGCCGGCTTGAGGATATGGCCGGCGCGCCGGAGTTGCACCTTGCGCTGGAACAGCCGCAGGCGCTGGAAGTGCTGGTGCGCCACCTGGATGCCGCGCTGGCCAACGCGGTCATGGTGCCGGAAGTGCGCGTGGCGATAAACGGTGCGCTGGTCGCTCATCCGTGGGAGACACTGGTCGGTCCCGGCGACGAAGTGGCGTTCCTTCCTCCTGTCAGTGGCGGCTGACGTGCGCGCGGACGTGCGGCTGGCCCTGGGCGCCTTCGATCCCGCGCAAGAGAGCGCGCGCTTTGCGGCGATCCATCCCGAGGCCGGGGGCGTGGTCAGCTTTCTCGGACAGGTTCGTGCGGAAGCCGGCGAAGATGCCGTGCTTGAGCTTGAATTGCGCCACTTCGATCCGCTGACGCTTCCCGGCATGGACGAACTTGCGCAAGAGGCGCTGGCGCGCTGGCCACTGGACGGACTGTTGGTGATCCACCGCAGCGGCACGATGGCGCCGGGCGACCCGATCGTGCTGGTCGCTGCAGCCGCGCGGCACAGGCGCGATGCCTTTGCCGCGGCGGACTTCGTGATGGATCACCTGAAAAGCCGGGCGTGGTTCTGGAAGCGGGAGCGGACGGCCAAAGGCTGGCGCTGGATAGAACCGCGCGAAGAAGACCATGCCGACCTTGCGCGGTGGACGCGCTAGATATCAGCCGGCGAGACGCGCGGCATAGGCGTTTATTGTTTCGCTTTCCTGGCGAACGAGGACCGAAACGTCCACGTGCGCGGCGCGAATCGCGGAAAGATCCGTCGATGACTGGCCGGCCGAAGCGAGATTGGCGGCGAGCATCATCGCATCGAGATCGGCAAGGATAACCGAAGTATCGTTGCGCGCCGATTCGAGGCTGGCGAGTGACAGCAACGCCACCGACCATGCCTCGGTGCCCGTGCCGGCGCCTCTGCCGCTTGCGGTAAACCGGTCGGCCGCCGCCTTGCGATCCAGGAAGCGCTGGTGCGCTTCCGCCGCGTTGCCGCGCAACAGTGCGAGCTTGCGCAAAAGCGTGGCGTCCGGCGGCACGGGTGTGGCCGTTGCGGCGGGTTCCGGCGCGACCGGCAGGGCCGCCGCATAGGCGCGCTCTGCAGGGCGGGTCGCAAGCGAGGGGTAGCCGCCTTGCGCGCCCGCGCACGCGGAGAGCAGGACAAGCGGCACGAGAACGGGCAATATGCGACGCATGGCCATCGCCATAGCACGCCGCGCGCGCGCCGCCAGCCCGTGCCAGGGCGCCCATCCGGATTCGCCCCGATGACCGATTTTCGGGCGATCGCGCGTTGACAGGAGCGGCCCGTTCGATTATCGGCGCGTCTCTTTCCGGCACCCTGCCTGTTGCGGGGTACTGGCGTGTTGCCCGATTTTCGCGCGATTCGCACTTGCGGCAAGCCGTAAGCGTGGAGCACCGGGGAAGGCAGGGCAGCCACACACGAGAAACGGATAGCAGAAACCATGTTCGCAATAGTGCGCACGGGCGGCAAGCAGTACCGGGTAGCCGCCGGAGACAAGATCGCGGTCGAAAAGCTGGCTGGCGAAGCCGGTGACAAGATCACGCTGGGCGATGTCCTCCTCGCGGGCGAAGGCGCCGACCTTGCCGACGCGGCGAAGGTTGTCGTTTCGGCCGAGATCATCGCGCAGGCGAAGAGCGAAAAGGTCGTGGTGTTCAAGAAGCGCCGCCGCCACAACTATCGCCGCAAGAACGGCCACCGCCAGCAGATGACCCTGCTGCGCATCCTGGCCGTGGGCGACGAGAAGAAGAAGGCAGCGCCGAAAAAGGCCGCCGCCAAGACCGACGAGGCCCCGGCTGCTGACGCCGGCGCGGCCGCCTGAACGCAAGATTCGGAGTAGATCGAGATGGCACACAAGAAAGCAGGCGGCTCCTCGCGTAATGGTCGCGATTCGGCAGGCCGTCGCCTTGGCGTGAAGAAGTTTGGCGGCGAACAGGTCGTCGGCGGCAACATCATCGTGCGCCAGCGCGGGACCAAGGTGTATCCGGGCAACGGCGTCGGCATGGGCAAGGATCACACCCTGTTCGCGCTCATCGAGGGTCGCGTCCGCTTCCACGCGGGCAAGCTCGGCCGCAAATACGTCTCGGTCGACATGGCAGCGGAAGCCGCCGAATAACCGGATGGTCGATAAAGGGCCGTCCTTGATGGGATGGCCCCGCCGGACCCGCAACAGGACCGGCTGAATGAGGGAGAGGGGCCGACCCGTCTCCCTCTTTTCGTATCTCCCTCGTCACCCCGCCCGCCCGGCGCAGTTTGCGCACCGGTCGGCGAAAGACGAAACACTTCCGTCATAGCAGGGCGTTACAGGCGCATCTGCCATGCGGGGGCGAGAGGAGTTGAGCCGTGTTCATTCGCACCGAACGCCTGTTCCTGAGGCCGGGCTGGCCCGAAGACTGGACCGAGTTGCTGGGCCTGATTGCCGACGAAGGCATCGTGCGCAACCTTGCGCGCGCGCCGTGGCCCTATCGGTCCGAACACGCCCGTGACTTTGCCCGCAAGGGGCAACATCCGCGCATGCCGCACTTCTTCGTCACGCTTCCCGGCGCGGGCGGGTCGACGCTGATCGGCACCGCTGGCCTGGGCCAGGCGGAGGACGGTTCGGTGCAACTGGGTTACTGGATCGCGCGCGATCACTGGAACCGGGGTTACGCGACAGAGGCCGCGCGCGCGGTGCTGAGCCTTGCGCGGACGCTGGGACATGGCCGCATCACGGCGCGGCACTTCCTTGACAATCCCGCCTCCGGCCGTGTGCTGCGCAAGGCAGGCTTCGCGCCGACCGGCCGTGTGACTGCATCGAGCAGCCTTGCCCGGCGCGAGCCTGCGCTGGCGGCGCTTTATGTGGTGGACTTCGACGATGCAGGCGGCAGCGATACGCCGGGCGGCAGCAATGCGCCGGGCGGTGACGACGCGATGGCCGGCAAGGTTCGACGCGCCGCCTGACCGGCAATGACCGGGGCCGCTCCCGGAAAGGAAGCGGCCCCGGTCGTGATTTGCCCGTCAGGTCGGACCGATCACGCCGGTTGCATCACCGCGTCGGGAAATTCGCTGTCGGCCTTGGCAATCAGGCCGCGGTCGTCGTGGTTCCACGGGTGGAAGCCGGGCATGAAATAGCTCAGCCACGCCGGGAACACGCGGCGCAGAACACCGGGCGTCACCAGCAGATAGCTTGCCAGCCGCCATTTCCACTTCGCGCCGGTCAGCCCGTCCTGCGCAAGCAGGTCCAGCGTGTCTTCCACGCGGTTGGTGAGGAAGTTCTTCGTCACCACCAGCATCATCAGCGACTTCACCTTCCACCGCTTCCAGCGGCTCCAGTCCTTCGTCGCGTGCAGCCAGGTGTCATAGGCGACTCCCTTGTGCTCGATCTCCTCGATCGCGTGCCAGCGCCACATCGCGGCGCTTTCCGGTTCGGCGCCGGCGAAGTGTTTCGGGTTCGCCAGGAACTCGTGCGCCATCATCGCGGTATAGTGTTCCAGCGCCATCGTCGCGGCAAGGTTGAGGATCGCCGGGCGGTCCTTGGTCAATGCCAGCATCTCGGCCACGCGCTGGTCGATCTTGTCGATGTCGTATCCCGCTTCACTCGCCGCGCGGTTGAAGGCGACGTGTTCGCGGGTGTGATTGATCTCCTGCTTCACAAACGCGCGAATC contains:
- a CDS encoding ATP-binding protein → MGASVIIGEETGGKSVAIDVEELLATRLLVQGNSGSGKSHLLRRLMEESAGLVQQIVIDPEGDFVTLAEPFGHVVIDGSEHDANGIARLAARIRQHRASVVLALDGLEIEGQMRCAAQFLGTLFDAPREQWFPALVVVDEAQMFAPSAAGDVSDEVRRLSLAAMTNLMCRGRKRGLAGVIATQRLAKLAKNVAAEASNFLMGRTFLDIDMVRAADLLGMERRQAEQIRDLARGHFLGLGPAISRRPVSVRIGPVKTGAKTAAPALAPLPDASPEDMKAMLFADWAEDEQVPAPPPPRRASSDESERLVETISSFSLPDAVAPPDGDERTAPPPLDDAEREAVFLGILRAMADEPDATFQPTSSLMQDFSVRCRMERIGDPRLDAVRFRRLFALALNGMEDAGDERWASLLEAARNVPDDMLAPFLAIGRAAIEGEPCPDDDVLGRLYGTHSPGRIRRLLDYMERDGLIVVRTDFGGRRTVGVPGLGLQTAALD
- the rpmA gene encoding 50S ribosomal protein L27, whose product is MAHKKAGGSSRNGRDSAGRRLGVKKFGGEQVVGGNIIVRQRGTKVYPGNGVGMGKDHTLFALIEGRVRFHAGKLGRKYVSVDMAAEAAE
- the moaA gene encoding GTP 3',8-cyclase MoaA; this translates as MTQSAPPLSAAPLVDRFDRRITYLRLSVTDRCDLRCAYCMPERMEFLPRAEVLTLEEMHRLALSFIDRGVTKIRLTGGEPLVRRDMMQLVRALGRKLGDGLEELTLTTNATRLAEFADDLRAAGVERVNISLDTRDPNLFRQLSRRAVLPQVLDGIAAAREAGLKVKINTVALKGLNEAEIPSLVEWAHGQGFDLTLIEVMPLGEVEGDRFDHYLPLDAVRRDLEGRWSLADIPLRTGGPSRYVQVAETGGRIGFITPLTGNFCAGCNRVRVTATGQLFMCLGGEGQVDLRAALRSADPDAALAQAFERAMGEKPEKHHFVIDRPGAAPALARHMSTTGG
- a CDS encoding SDR family oxidoreductase, yielding MSAERPLALVTGGWRRIGAAIARTLAADGWDLVLHAHHSDTFEDGLQAALEASGATVFRVIADLGHAPSAEALPANARRLAGRAASLLVNNASLFSEDTIGTVTADALEGHFHVNLFAPVLMARAFAAELDGGKGAIVNVLDQRVANPVPDQTSYTLSKQALHAAVRTLARSLAPRIRVNGVAPGLTLPTDDYGDDQWERLARLMPLDRLAEPGEIAEAVRYLARAGAVTGQTVFVDAGAHLESYPRDFVYMET
- a CDS encoding MoaD/ThiS family protein, with product MAVTLQFLGRLEDMAGAPELHLALEQPQALEVLVRHLDAALANAVMVPEVRVAINGALVAHPWETLVGPGDEVAFLPPVSGG
- a CDS encoding metal-dependent hydrolase — encoded protein: MNAPANLSSDLERAATTGKSAPTPADLAITVRDRRFGRERKPGRWWLAGDPVATAWHNALSATFPRGEAFFIEAVKAHREGASPKLEAEIRAFVKQEINHTREHVAFNRAASEAGYDIDKIDQRVAEMLALTKDRPAILNLAATMALEHYTAMMAHEFLANPKHFAGAEPESAAMWRWHAIEEIEHKGVAYDTWLHATKDWSRWKRWKVKSLMMLVVTKNFLTNRVEDTLDLLAQDGLTGAKWKWRLASYLLVTPGVLRRVFPAWLSYFMPGFHPWNHDDRGLIAKADSEFPDAVMQPA
- a CDS encoding molybdenum cofactor biosynthesis protein MoaE — translated: MRADVRLALGAFDPAQESARFAAIHPEAGGVVSFLGQVRAEAGEDAVLELELRHFDPLTLPGMDELAQEALARWPLDGLLVIHRSGTMAPGDPIVLVAAAARHRRDAFAAADFVMDHLKSRAWFWKRERTAKGWRWIEPREEDHADLARWTR
- a CDS encoding GNAT family N-acetyltransferase, which gives rise to MFIRTERLFLRPGWPEDWTELLGLIADEGIVRNLARAPWPYRSEHARDFARKGQHPRMPHFFVTLPGAGGSTLIGTAGLGQAEDGSVQLGYWIARDHWNRGYATEAARAVLSLARTLGHGRITARHFLDNPASGRVLRKAGFAPTGRVTASSSLARREPALAALYVVDFDDAGGSDTPGGSNAPGGDDAMAGKVRRAA
- a CDS encoding dihydroneopterin aldolase, with product MADSLFLEVANIESDVLTGIYSEETGRPQPLRITIRAELKALDFYGPDNPLDDSKNYMDLKWSATEGLPRGVHFKLIEAVADHICATLFAQDTRILSVEVKIVKLAISEHGEEIGITMKRDRKG